From the bacterium genome, the window AGTTCGCGTCGGTCACACTGATCGGGGCCATGGTGGAGGCCCTGCTCTGCTCGCGGTTCTCGACTCCAAGTGGCGGGTCCGGCACCGCACTCGCAACTGTCGATCGGCTAACTCTGGGGCAACTGCTATGCCATGCTCAGACGCACGCTCAGGCAATTGCGTTGCCGGAGCCGCTATTGCAGGTGTTCCACGTCCTTGCTGAGTTCCGGAACCGCGTACATCCAGGCAACGAGCGCCGCAAGGCGATGGCCGACCGAGGCCTGACACCGCGGATCGCCCAGACGGTTAGCACGCTTATGCAGCTGGCCCTCATCGAGTGGGCCGAGCACATCGCGCAGCGACCACCGGATGCACACCTGACGTAGGAGAGGTAGCCATGCCATCCATCCGCATCGCCATGGTCGGCGCCGGGTTCGCTGCCGACTTTCACTGTGAAGCCTACAAGCAGGTCAAGGGCCTCGACTGCCAGGTCGTCGCCGTCACCTCCGCCCGTGCCGAGAGCCGCGAGGCCTTCGCCCGCAAGCATGGCATTCCCGGCGTCTACGCCAGCCTCGAAGAGCTGCTCGAGCGCGCCGAGGTGGATGT encodes:
- a CDS encoding Gfo/Idh/MocA family oxidoreductase, producing the protein MPSIRIAMVGAGFAADFHCEAYKQVKGLDCQVVAVTSARAESREAFARKHGIPGVYASLEELLERAEVDVVDICAPTNVHGPDAVLAAQAGKHVIVEKPLTGYTQELWDANLLPPPSG